Genomic DNA from Streptomyces sp. PCS3-D2:
ACGGCGCCAGCGCCTGGCAGCGCTTCCGCCACATCACCCTGCCCGGACTGCGCACGGTCAGCATGACCGTGATCCTGCTCTCCACCATCTGGACCTTCAACATGTTCCCGGTGATCTTCCTGCTCACCCGGGGCGGACCGGGAGACTCCACCGAGATCCTGGTGACCCAGGCCTTCCGGGAGGCCTTCATCACGAGCCCGCGCGACTTCGCCGTCTCCGCGACGTGGGGCGTACTGATCCTCCTGCTGCTCATGATCTTCGCGCTGGTCTACCGGCGCTCGCTGCGCAAGCAGGGAGAGGTGTGGTGACCATGACCAGCACGCGTACCCGGGGCAGCCGCTCCCCCCTGGCCTCCGTCGGCCTGCACGCGACCCTCGTCGTCGCGTCCGTCATCGCCGTCTTCCCCGTCCTGTGGATCCTGCTGACCTCGCTCAAGCCCGCGCAGCACGCCATCACCACGGACTTCGTCAAGGAACCCACCCTCAGCAACTACACGTACCTGCTGGAGTCGAGCCACTTCCTCGACTGGTTCCTCAACTCCGTCCTGGTCGCCGGCGTCACCACCGTCCTCGGTGTCTTCATCGCCGCCACCACCGGATACGCGGTCAGCCGCTTCAAGTTCCCCGGCATGAAGCCGCTGATGTGGACCCTGCTCATCACACAGATGTTCCCGATGGCCATCCTGATCGTCCCGCTCTACAACCTGATGGGGCAGCTCGGGCTGCTCAACCAGCCCGTCGGCCTGATCATCACCTACCTGACCATCGCCGTGCCGTTCTGCGCATGGATGATGAAGGGCTTCTTCGACACCATCCCGGTCGAGATCGACGAATCGGGCCGCGTCGACGGACTGAACCCCTTCGGCACCTTCTGGCGGCTGATCCTCCCGCTCGCCAAGCCCGGCCTCGCCGTCACCGGCTTCTACGCCTTCATCACCGCCTGGGGCGAGGTCGCCTACGCCTCCGCCTTCATGGTCGGCGAGGAGAACCTCACCCTGGCCGGCGGACTGCAGACCTTCGTCACCCAGTACACCTCCAACTGGGGTGCGATGAGCGCCGCCTCGGTCCTCATCGCCATCCCCGCGGCGATCTTCTTCGTATTCGCCCAGCGTCACCTCGTCGCCGGGATGACGGCAGGCGCCACCAAGGGCTGACCACCCGAGCCTGCCCGTTCGCCTTCCCGGCCCGATCTCTCCAAGGACGACATGACCCAGCACCTCGCCGACGCACTTCCCACCACCACCGGCACCACGCCCGGCTGGTGGAGAGACGCGGTGATCTACCAGGTCTATCCGCGCAGCTTCGCCGACTCCAACGGGGACGGCATGGGGGACCTCGAAGGCATCCGCAGCCGCCTGCCCTACCTCAAGGAGCTGGGCGTCGACGCCGTCTGGCTCAGCCCCTTCTACGCCTCCCCGCAGGCCGACGCCGGCTACGACGTCGCCGACTACCGGGCCATCGACCCCATGTTCGGCACCCTGCACGACGCCGACGCCGTGATCCGCGAGGCCCACGGACTGGGACTGCGCATCATCGTCGACCTCGTCCCGAACCACTGCTCCGACCAGCACGAATGGTTCAAGCAGGCGCTGCGCGAAGGCCCCGGGTCCCGGCTGCGGGAGCGGTTCCACTTCCGTCCCGGCCAGGGCGAGGACGGCGAACTGCCCCCCAACGACTGGGAGTCGATCTTCGGCGGGCCCGCCTGGACCCGGGTCGCGGACGGCGAGTGGTACCTGCACCTGTTCGCACCCGAGCAGCCCGACTTCAACTGGGAGCACCCGGCCGTCCAGGACGAGTTCCGCTCCATCCTGCGCTTCTGGCTCGACCTCGGCGCCGACGGCTTCCGCGTCGACGTCGCCCACGGCCTGGTCAAGGCCCCCGGCCTGCCCGACCTCGGCGCCAGGGACCAGCTGAAGCTGCTCGGCAACGACGTCATGCCCTTCTTCGACCAGGACGGCGTCCACGAGATATACCGCTCCTGGCGCCGGATCCTCGACGAGTACGAGGGCGACCGCGTCCTGGTCGCCGAGGCGTGGACCCCCACCGTCGAGCGCACGGCCCGCTACGTCCGCCCCGACGAGATGCAGCAGGCGTTCAACTTCCAGTACCTGACCACCGACTGGGAGGCGACGGCGCTCCGCGAGGTCATCGACGGCTCGCTGGCCGCGATGCGCCCCGTGGGCGCCCCCACCACCTGGGTGCTGTCCAACCACGACGTCACCCGGCACGCCACCCGCTTCGCCAACCCCGCCGGCCTCGGCACCCAGCTGCGCGAGCCCGGAGACCGCGAGCTCGGCCTGCGGCGCGCCCGCGCGGCGAGCCTGCTGATGCTGGCGCTGCCCGGCTCGGCGTACGTCTACCAGGGCGAGGAACTCGGCCTGCCCGACGTCACCGACCTGCCGGACGAGGTCCGCCAGGACCCGTCCTTCTTCCGCGCGGCCGGACAGGACGGTTTCCGGGACGGCTGCCGGGTCCCCCTCCCGTGGTCGGGGACCGAGGCCCCGTACGGCTTCGGCACCGGCGGCAGCTGGCTCCC
This window encodes:
- a CDS encoding sugar ABC transporter permease; its protein translation is MTSTRTRGSRSPLASVGLHATLVVASVIAVFPVLWILLTSLKPAQHAITTDFVKEPTLSNYTYLLESSHFLDWFLNSVLVAGVTTVLGVFIAATTGYAVSRFKFPGMKPLMWTLLITQMFPMAILIVPLYNLMGQLGLLNQPVGLIITYLTIAVPFCAWMMKGFFDTIPVEIDESGRVDGLNPFGTFWRLILPLAKPGLAVTGFYAFITAWGEVAYASAFMVGEENLTLAGGLQTFVTQYTSNWGAMSAASVLIAIPAAIFFVFAQRHLVAGMTAGATKG
- a CDS encoding glycoside hydrolase family 13 protein gives rise to the protein MTQHLADALPTTTGTTPGWWRDAVIYQVYPRSFADSNGDGMGDLEGIRSRLPYLKELGVDAVWLSPFYASPQADAGYDVADYRAIDPMFGTLHDADAVIREAHGLGLRIIVDLVPNHCSDQHEWFKQALREGPGSRLRERFHFRPGQGEDGELPPNDWESIFGGPAWTRVADGEWYLHLFAPEQPDFNWEHPAVQDEFRSILRFWLDLGADGFRVDVAHGLVKAPGLPDLGARDQLKLLGNDVMPFFDQDGVHEIYRSWRRILDEYEGDRVLVAEAWTPTVERTARYVRPDEMQQAFNFQYLTTDWEATALREVIDGSLAAMRPVGAPTTWVLSNHDVTRHATRFANPAGLGTQLREPGDRELGLRRARAASLLMLALPGSAYVYQGEELGLPDVTDLPDEVRQDPSFFRAAGQDGFRDGCRVPLPWSGTEAPYGFGTGGSWLPQPDSWAELSVEAQTGDPSSTLELYRTALRLRRERPDLGAGDSVDWQDAPEGVLAFRRGDFLCTANTTGTAVRLPVAGEALLSSGATVEDGVLPADTTVWWQVTSG